The Arachis hypogaea cultivar Tifrunner chromosome 16, arahy.Tifrunner.gnm2.J5K5, whole genome shotgun sequence genome contains a region encoding:
- the LOC112754478 gene encoding BTB/POZ domain-containing protein FBL11 isoform X9 has translation MWAKHNMFFKRIPHELLLSSVKHPHLTVDSETHLSDALLLWLESNMENLECQSKDEDNCYEILKQIRLDLLALWFAAGKRNSSHFRQLAEESIASIFRLLTIPLMGSQDIFGYSDLQHLKIRLTEYSKKVDLSNCPQITPAILLLSLLPSSYIMDPAKKKIIEKFFINSGGPSKDRHVFPQRLLQTTTFEVVQEVDISKCWRLLIEHAVDYFCKSFPCLRILKAAYLLNIGTISFLQLLEKFPLVCEIDLTVDSTPVIPALFTILSSNPALIPPVPQKTSIINHKAVEIMPFYKFGPPLSNVTRLTLEGRTDVCDSVLLYISRFCVSLCHLNIKGCISVTDVGISDLICRCRKLNSIVVCDTSFGINSVQALSSAISDGGNTSSVHSREKHLNSVASNLQELHMGGCKGVSDSSLLELMSQTQLLKSLCLRGTDLVDQALYNFLGSSLEMLDVSNTKISGAALAHVVHRNLSLKCLKAKDCRNLFPDNSCIEKRECCFFSLHEELHAEFRKTYSLEEIEFGWGFSTSSLSDMEPIMMSLKTIHIGLGGMLGEDALRKLPSTCPLLEKIILHFQVISDATLTNMVSSLINLQELSLCYCFGDISMSSFKFSMQSLTKLRLERVTPWMTNADLLILSQSCKNLVELSLLGCPSLNSDSQEIISHGWPGLISIHLEECGEVTSNGVSAFFNCKALEDLLLRHNGPGLQRNFILKAASEMPLLRKLSLDVCDASEGDFDIPDVSHSSTVVSSSYLLFKFLSYHPNLGRYLKSLYVNAERYLVNSVVVCMFNYVFTCSKAPSPPLFLYLGFSMQTDTR, from the exons ATGTGGGCAAAGCACAACATGTTTTTCAAGAGAATCCCGCATGAACTGCTGTTGTCTTCAGTTAAGCATCCACACTTGACTGTTGACAG TGAAACACATCTTTCTGATGCACTTCTTCTCTGGCTTGAAAGTAACATGGAAAATTTGGAGTGCCAGAGCAAGGATGAAGACAACTGCTATGAAATTTTAAAACAG aTTCGTCTGGACCTTTTGGCTTTGTGGTTTGCTGCAG GAAAAAGAAACTCTTCTCATTTTAGGCAGCTAGCTGAGGAAAGCATTGCTTCAATTTTCAGACTTTTGACTATTCCACTTATGGGTTCACAAGATATTTTTGGTTATAGTGACTTGCAACATCTCAAAATTCGGCTCACAGAGTATTCAAAG AAAGTAGACCTTTCCAATTGTCCGCAAATAACACCTGCAATCCTGCTTCTATCACTTCTCCCTTCATCGTATATAATGGATCCTGCTAAAAAGAAGATTATAGAAAAGTTCTTTATCAACTCTGGAGGTCCTTCAAAAGATAGACATGTATTTCCTCAAAGACTCTTGCAAACCACTACCTTTGAGGTAGTTCAGGAGGTGGATATCTCAAAGTGCTGGAGATTGCTTATTGAACATGCTGTTGATTACTTCTGCAAGTCATTTCCTTGTTTAAGAATATTGAAAGCAGCTTATCTATTGAACATCGGGACAATCAGTTTCTTACAGTTGTTGGAGAAGTTCCCTTTGGTCTGTGAAATTGATTTGACTGTTGATAGTACCCCAGTAATACCAGCATTATTTACCATTTTATCCTCCAATCCTGCTTTAATACCACCTGTACCACAGAAGACCTCTATTATTAACCACAAGGCAGTGGAAATCATGCCATTTTATAAATTTGGACCTCCACTTTCTAATGTTACAAGACTCACATTGGAAGGAAGAACTGATGTCTGTG ATTCGGTTCTCCTCTATATCTCCAGATTCTGTGTTTCATTGTGTCACCTGAATATTAAAGGATGTATTTCTGTCACCGATGTTGGCATATCAGATCTCATATGCAGGTGTAGAAAActtaattcaattgtggtttgtgATACATCATTTGGGATAAATTCAGTTCAAGCTCTTTCCTCGGCTATTTCTGATGGTGGCAATACTTCCTCTGTGCATTCTAGAGAGAAACATTTGAATTCTGTAGCATCTAATCTTCAAGAACTGCATATGGGTGGGTGCAAGG GTGTTTCTGATTCATCTTTACTTGAGCTTATGTCTCAGACACAGCTTTTGAAGAGTTTATGCCTGAGAGGGACTGATCTGGTTGACCAGGCGCTTTATAATTTCCTAGGTTCTTCCTTGGAGATGCTTGATGTTTCAAATACCAAG ATTTCTGGAGCTGCGTTAGCTCATGTCGTTCATAGAAATCTGAGTTTGAAATGTCTGAAAGCAAAAGATTGTAGAAATCTGTTTCCAGATAACAGTTGTATTGAAAAAAGAGAATGCTGCTTTTTCTCTTTGCATGAAGAACTACATGCTGAGTTCAGAAAAACATATAGCTTGGAAGAAATTGAATTTGGATGGGGTTTTTCTACCTCATCTTTGAGTGATATGGAACCTATAATGATGTCATTAAAGACCATCCATATAGGTTTAGGTGGTATGTTAGGTGAAGATGCACTGAGAAAATTACCTTCAAcctgtcctttgctggaaaaaaTAATTCTTCATTTTCAG GTAATATCAGATGCTACTTTGACAAATATGGTTTCATCCTTGATAAACTTGCAAGAATTATCTCTGTGCTATTGTTTTGGTGATATATCCATGTCAAGCTTCAAATTCTCCATGCAAAGTCTAACGAAGTTGAGGCTTGAAAGAGTAACCCCTTGGATGACAAATGCTGATCTGCTTATTTTAAGTCAGAGCTGCAAAAATTTGGTTGAGCTTTCATTGCTAGGATGTCCTAGTCTTAACTCAG ATTCTCAAGAGATAATTTCACATGGCTGGCCAGGCTTGATCTCTATCCATTTAGAG GAATGTGGAGAAGTAACATCAAATGGGGTCTCTGCTTTTTTTAACTGCAAAGCTCTTGAAGATCTCCTGTTGCGTCATAAT GGTCCTGGGCTACAGAGAAACTTCATTTTGAAAGCTGCTTCGGAG ATGCCATTGCTTCGAAAATTGTCACTGGATGTATGTGATGCGAGTGAAGGTGATTTTGACATTCCTGATGTAAGTCACTCCAGCACCGTCGTTTCTAGTAGTTATTTGTTATTCAAGTTCTTGAGCTATCATCCCAATCTGGGTAGATACTTGAAATCACTGTATGTTAATGCTGAAAGATACCTAGTGAACTCTGTTGTGGTTTGTATGTTTAACTATGTATTCACATGCTCTAAAGCCCCCTCCCCCCCTCTCTTCCTCTATCTTGGCTTCAGTATGCAAACAGATACTCGTTGA
- the LOC112754478 gene encoding BTB/POZ domain-containing protein FBL11 isoform X1, whose translation MEASSVVEDDERVILVCTDPDSLEPQTPDQEHLLLTATDILTWDLPNILTFNTLKVQAHRSRLIEQSSYFRGLLGRSFSESCLSLITVKWDIGVFIQILKHIYDCSLDVTSENFLPLYEGAFYFGVETLILKCESWFSEVSSPEGFQSAQLPMEDMIQIWKFGLEHASDFIVNLCVGCLARNFMWAKHNMFFKRIPHELLLSSVKHPHLTVDSETHLSDALLLWLESNMENLECQSKDEDNCYEILKQIRLDLLALWFAAGKRNSSHFRQLAEESIASIFRLLTIPLMGSQDIFGYSDLQHLKIRLTEYSKKVDLSNCPQITPAILLLSLLPSSYIMDPAKKKIIEKFFINSGGPSKDRHVFPQRLLQTTTFEVVQEVDISKCWRLLIEHAVDYFCKSFPCLRILKAAYLLNIGTISFLQLLEKFPLVCEIDLTVDSTPVIPALFTILSSNPALIPPVPQKTSIINHKAVEIMPFYKFGPPLSNVTRLTLEGRTDVCDSVLLYISRFCVSLCHLNIKGCISVTDVGISDLICRCRKLNSIVVCDTSFGINSVQALSSAISDGGNTSSVHSREKHLNSVASNLQELHMGGCKGVSDSSLLELMSQTQLLKSLCLRGTDLVDQALYNFLGSSLEMLDVSNTKISGAALAHVVHRNLSLKCLKAKDCRNLFPDNSCIEKRECCFFSLHEELHAEFRKTYSLEEIEFGWGFSTSSLSDMEPIMMSLKTIHIGLGGMLGEDALRKLPSTCPLLEKIILHFQVISDATLTNMVSSLINLQELSLCYCFGDISMSSFKFSMQSLTKLRLERVTPWMTNADLLILSQSCKNLVELSLLGCPSLNSDSQEIISHGWPGLISIHLEECGEVTSNGVSAFFNCKALEDLLLRHNGPGLQRNFILKAASEMPLLRKLSLDVCDASEGDFDIPDVSHSSTVVSSSYLLFKFLSYHPNLGRYLKSLYVNAERYLVNSVVVCMFNYVFTCSKAPSPPLFLYLGFSMQTDTR comes from the exons ATGGAGGCAAGCTCAGTCGTAGAAGACGATGAACGTGTTATCCTTGTTTGCACAGACCCCGATTCTCTCGAACCTCAAACTCCAGACCAAGAACACCTTCTCCTCACCGCCACAGATATCCTCACCTGGGACTTGCCTAACATCCTCACTTTCAACACCCTCAAAGTTCAAGCACATCGCTCCAG GCTCATTGAGCAATCCTCGTATTTCCGTGGTCTACTCGGCCGGAGTTTCAG tgaaTCGTGCTTGAGCTTAATCACTGTTAAATGGGATATCGGTGTATTTATCCAGATTCTGAAGCATATCTATGATTGTTCATTGGATGTTACTTCTGAGAATTTCCTCCCCCTTTATGAG GGTGCGTTCTATTTTGGAGTGGAAACACTGATATTGAAGTGTGAGTCTTGGTTTTCTGAGGTATCCTCACCTGAAGGCTTTCAGTCAGCGCAATTGCCAATGGAGGACATGATCCAAATTTGGAAGTTTGGCTTAGAGCATG CTAGTGACTTTATTGTGAACTTGTGTGTGGGCTGCCTGGCAAGAAATTTT ATGTGGGCAAAGCACAACATGTTTTTCAAGAGAATCCCGCATGAACTGCTGTTGTCTTCAGTTAAGCATCCACACTTGACTGTTGACAG TGAAACACATCTTTCTGATGCACTTCTTCTCTGGCTTGAAAGTAACATGGAAAATTTGGAGTGCCAGAGCAAGGATGAAGACAACTGCTATGAAATTTTAAAACAG aTTCGTCTGGACCTTTTGGCTTTGTGGTTTGCTGCAG GAAAAAGAAACTCTTCTCATTTTAGGCAGCTAGCTGAGGAAAGCATTGCTTCAATTTTCAGACTTTTGACTATTCCACTTATGGGTTCACAAGATATTTTTGGTTATAGTGACTTGCAACATCTCAAAATTCGGCTCACAGAGTATTCAAAG AAAGTAGACCTTTCCAATTGTCCGCAAATAACACCTGCAATCCTGCTTCTATCACTTCTCCCTTCATCGTATATAATGGATCCTGCTAAAAAGAAGATTATAGAAAAGTTCTTTATCAACTCTGGAGGTCCTTCAAAAGATAGACATGTATTTCCTCAAAGACTCTTGCAAACCACTACCTTTGAGGTAGTTCAGGAGGTGGATATCTCAAAGTGCTGGAGATTGCTTATTGAACATGCTGTTGATTACTTCTGCAAGTCATTTCCTTGTTTAAGAATATTGAAAGCAGCTTATCTATTGAACATCGGGACAATCAGTTTCTTACAGTTGTTGGAGAAGTTCCCTTTGGTCTGTGAAATTGATTTGACTGTTGATAGTACCCCAGTAATACCAGCATTATTTACCATTTTATCCTCCAATCCTGCTTTAATACCACCTGTACCACAGAAGACCTCTATTATTAACCACAAGGCAGTGGAAATCATGCCATTTTATAAATTTGGACCTCCACTTTCTAATGTTACAAGACTCACATTGGAAGGAAGAACTGATGTCTGTG ATTCGGTTCTCCTCTATATCTCCAGATTCTGTGTTTCATTGTGTCACCTGAATATTAAAGGATGTATTTCTGTCACCGATGTTGGCATATCAGATCTCATATGCAGGTGTAGAAAActtaattcaattgtggtttgtgATACATCATTTGGGATAAATTCAGTTCAAGCTCTTTCCTCGGCTATTTCTGATGGTGGCAATACTTCCTCTGTGCATTCTAGAGAGAAACATTTGAATTCTGTAGCATCTAATCTTCAAGAACTGCATATGGGTGGGTGCAAGG GTGTTTCTGATTCATCTTTACTTGAGCTTATGTCTCAGACACAGCTTTTGAAGAGTTTATGCCTGAGAGGGACTGATCTGGTTGACCAGGCGCTTTATAATTTCCTAGGTTCTTCCTTGGAGATGCTTGATGTTTCAAATACCAAG ATTTCTGGAGCTGCGTTAGCTCATGTCGTTCATAGAAATCTGAGTTTGAAATGTCTGAAAGCAAAAGATTGTAGAAATCTGTTTCCAGATAACAGTTGTATTGAAAAAAGAGAATGCTGCTTTTTCTCTTTGCATGAAGAACTACATGCTGAGTTCAGAAAAACATATAGCTTGGAAGAAATTGAATTTGGATGGGGTTTTTCTACCTCATCTTTGAGTGATATGGAACCTATAATGATGTCATTAAAGACCATCCATATAGGTTTAGGTGGTATGTTAGGTGAAGATGCACTGAGAAAATTACCTTCAAcctgtcctttgctggaaaaaaTAATTCTTCATTTTCAG GTAATATCAGATGCTACTTTGACAAATATGGTTTCATCCTTGATAAACTTGCAAGAATTATCTCTGTGCTATTGTTTTGGTGATATATCCATGTCAAGCTTCAAATTCTCCATGCAAAGTCTAACGAAGTTGAGGCTTGAAAGAGTAACCCCTTGGATGACAAATGCTGATCTGCTTATTTTAAGTCAGAGCTGCAAAAATTTGGTTGAGCTTTCATTGCTAGGATGTCCTAGTCTTAACTCAG ATTCTCAAGAGATAATTTCACATGGCTGGCCAGGCTTGATCTCTATCCATTTAGAG GAATGTGGAGAAGTAACATCAAATGGGGTCTCTGCTTTTTTTAACTGCAAAGCTCTTGAAGATCTCCTGTTGCGTCATAAT GGTCCTGGGCTACAGAGAAACTTCATTTTGAAAGCTGCTTCGGAG ATGCCATTGCTTCGAAAATTGTCACTGGATGTATGTGATGCGAGTGAAGGTGATTTTGACATTCCTGATGTAAGTCACTCCAGCACCGTCGTTTCTAGTAGTTATTTGTTATTCAAGTTCTTGAGCTATCATCCCAATCTGGGTAGATACTTGAAATCACTGTATGTTAATGCTGAAAGATACCTAGTGAACTCTGTTGTGGTTTGTATGTTTAACTATGTATTCACATGCTCTAAAGCCCCCTCCCCCCCTCTCTTCCTCTATCTTGGCTTCAGTATGCAAACAGATACTCGTTGA
- the LOC112754478 gene encoding BTB/POZ domain-containing protein FBL11 isoform X3, translating into MEASSVVEDDERVILVCTDPDSLEPQTPDQEHLLLTATDILTWDLPNILTFNTLKVQAHRSRLIEQSSYFRGLLGRSFSESCLSLITVKWDIGVFIQILKHIYDCSLDVTSENFLPLYEGAFYFGVETLILKCESWFSEVSSPEGFQSAQLPMEDMIQIWKFGLEHASDFIVNLCVGCLARNFMWAKHNMFFKRIPHELLLSSVKHPHLTVDSNMENLECQSKDEDNCYEILKQIRLDLLALWFAAGKRNSSHFRQLAEESIASIFRLLTIPLMGSQDIFGYSDLQHLKIRLTEYSKKVDLSNCPQITPAILLLSLLPSSYIMDPAKKKIIEKFFINSGGPSKDRHVFPQRLLQTTTFEVVQEVDISKCWRLLIEHAVDYFCKSFPCLRILKAAYLLNIGTISFLQLLEKFPLVCEIDLTVDSTPVIPALFTILSSNPALIPPVPQKTSIINHKAVEIMPFYKFGPPLSNVTRLTLEGRTDVCDSVLLYISRFCVSLCHLNIKGCISVTDVGISDLICRCRKLNSIVVCDTSFGINSVQALSSAISDGGNTSSVHSREKHLNSVASNLQELHMGGCKGVSDSSLLELMSQTQLLKSLCLRGTDLVDQALYNFLGSSLEMLDVSNTKISGAALAHVVHRNLSLKCLKAKDCRNLFPDNSCIEKRECCFFSLHEELHAEFRKTYSLEEIEFGWGFSTSSLSDMEPIMMSLKTIHIGLGGMLGEDALRKLPSTCPLLEKIILHFQVISDATLTNMVSSLINLQELSLCYCFGDISMSSFKFSMQSLTKLRLERVTPWMTNADLLILSQSCKNLVELSLLGCPSLNSDSQEIISHGWPGLISIHLEECGEVTSNGVSAFFNCKALEDLLLRHNGPGLQRNFILKAASEMPLLRKLSLDVCDASEGDFDIPDVSHSSTVVSSSYLLFKFLSYHPNLGRYLKSLYVNAERYLVNSVVVCMFNYVFTCSKAPSPPLFLYLGFSMQTDTR; encoded by the exons ATGGAGGCAAGCTCAGTCGTAGAAGACGATGAACGTGTTATCCTTGTTTGCACAGACCCCGATTCTCTCGAACCTCAAACTCCAGACCAAGAACACCTTCTCCTCACCGCCACAGATATCCTCACCTGGGACTTGCCTAACATCCTCACTTTCAACACCCTCAAAGTTCAAGCACATCGCTCCAG GCTCATTGAGCAATCCTCGTATTTCCGTGGTCTACTCGGCCGGAGTTTCAG tgaaTCGTGCTTGAGCTTAATCACTGTTAAATGGGATATCGGTGTATTTATCCAGATTCTGAAGCATATCTATGATTGTTCATTGGATGTTACTTCTGAGAATTTCCTCCCCCTTTATGAG GGTGCGTTCTATTTTGGAGTGGAAACACTGATATTGAAGTGTGAGTCTTGGTTTTCTGAGGTATCCTCACCTGAAGGCTTTCAGTCAGCGCAATTGCCAATGGAGGACATGATCCAAATTTGGAAGTTTGGCTTAGAGCATG CTAGTGACTTTATTGTGAACTTGTGTGTGGGCTGCCTGGCAAGAAATTTT ATGTGGGCAAAGCACAACATGTTTTTCAAGAGAATCCCGCATGAACTGCTGTTGTCTTCAGTTAAGCATCCACACTTGACTGTTGACAG TAACATGGAAAATTTGGAGTGCCAGAGCAAGGATGAAGACAACTGCTATGAAATTTTAAAACAG aTTCGTCTGGACCTTTTGGCTTTGTGGTTTGCTGCAG GAAAAAGAAACTCTTCTCATTTTAGGCAGCTAGCTGAGGAAAGCATTGCTTCAATTTTCAGACTTTTGACTATTCCACTTATGGGTTCACAAGATATTTTTGGTTATAGTGACTTGCAACATCTCAAAATTCGGCTCACAGAGTATTCAAAG AAAGTAGACCTTTCCAATTGTCCGCAAATAACACCTGCAATCCTGCTTCTATCACTTCTCCCTTCATCGTATATAATGGATCCTGCTAAAAAGAAGATTATAGAAAAGTTCTTTATCAACTCTGGAGGTCCTTCAAAAGATAGACATGTATTTCCTCAAAGACTCTTGCAAACCACTACCTTTGAGGTAGTTCAGGAGGTGGATATCTCAAAGTGCTGGAGATTGCTTATTGAACATGCTGTTGATTACTTCTGCAAGTCATTTCCTTGTTTAAGAATATTGAAAGCAGCTTATCTATTGAACATCGGGACAATCAGTTTCTTACAGTTGTTGGAGAAGTTCCCTTTGGTCTGTGAAATTGATTTGACTGTTGATAGTACCCCAGTAATACCAGCATTATTTACCATTTTATCCTCCAATCCTGCTTTAATACCACCTGTACCACAGAAGACCTCTATTATTAACCACAAGGCAGTGGAAATCATGCCATTTTATAAATTTGGACCTCCACTTTCTAATGTTACAAGACTCACATTGGAAGGAAGAACTGATGTCTGTG ATTCGGTTCTCCTCTATATCTCCAGATTCTGTGTTTCATTGTGTCACCTGAATATTAAAGGATGTATTTCTGTCACCGATGTTGGCATATCAGATCTCATATGCAGGTGTAGAAAActtaattcaattgtggtttgtgATACATCATTTGGGATAAATTCAGTTCAAGCTCTTTCCTCGGCTATTTCTGATGGTGGCAATACTTCCTCTGTGCATTCTAGAGAGAAACATTTGAATTCTGTAGCATCTAATCTTCAAGAACTGCATATGGGTGGGTGCAAGG GTGTTTCTGATTCATCTTTACTTGAGCTTATGTCTCAGACACAGCTTTTGAAGAGTTTATGCCTGAGAGGGACTGATCTGGTTGACCAGGCGCTTTATAATTTCCTAGGTTCTTCCTTGGAGATGCTTGATGTTTCAAATACCAAG ATTTCTGGAGCTGCGTTAGCTCATGTCGTTCATAGAAATCTGAGTTTGAAATGTCTGAAAGCAAAAGATTGTAGAAATCTGTTTCCAGATAACAGTTGTATTGAAAAAAGAGAATGCTGCTTTTTCTCTTTGCATGAAGAACTACATGCTGAGTTCAGAAAAACATATAGCTTGGAAGAAATTGAATTTGGATGGGGTTTTTCTACCTCATCTTTGAGTGATATGGAACCTATAATGATGTCATTAAAGACCATCCATATAGGTTTAGGTGGTATGTTAGGTGAAGATGCACTGAGAAAATTACCTTCAAcctgtcctttgctggaaaaaaTAATTCTTCATTTTCAG GTAATATCAGATGCTACTTTGACAAATATGGTTTCATCCTTGATAAACTTGCAAGAATTATCTCTGTGCTATTGTTTTGGTGATATATCCATGTCAAGCTTCAAATTCTCCATGCAAAGTCTAACGAAGTTGAGGCTTGAAAGAGTAACCCCTTGGATGACAAATGCTGATCTGCTTATTTTAAGTCAGAGCTGCAAAAATTTGGTTGAGCTTTCATTGCTAGGATGTCCTAGTCTTAACTCAG ATTCTCAAGAGATAATTTCACATGGCTGGCCAGGCTTGATCTCTATCCATTTAGAG GAATGTGGAGAAGTAACATCAAATGGGGTCTCTGCTTTTTTTAACTGCAAAGCTCTTGAAGATCTCCTGTTGCGTCATAAT GGTCCTGGGCTACAGAGAAACTTCATTTTGAAAGCTGCTTCGGAG ATGCCATTGCTTCGAAAATTGTCACTGGATGTATGTGATGCGAGTGAAGGTGATTTTGACATTCCTGATGTAAGTCACTCCAGCACCGTCGTTTCTAGTAGTTATTTGTTATTCAAGTTCTTGAGCTATCATCCCAATCTGGGTAGATACTTGAAATCACTGTATGTTAATGCTGAAAGATACCTAGTGAACTCTGTTGTGGTTTGTATGTTTAACTATGTATTCACATGCTCTAAAGCCCCCTCCCCCCCTCTCTTCCTCTATCTTGGCTTCAGTATGCAAACAGATACTCGTTGA
- the LOC112754478 gene encoding BTB/POZ domain-containing protein FBL11 isoform X10, with product MWAKHNMFFKRIPHELLLSSVKHPHLTVDSNMENLECQSKDEDNCYEILKQIRLDLLALWFAAGKRNSSHFRQLAEESIASIFRLLTIPLMGSQDIFGYSDLQHLKIRLTEYSKKVDLSNCPQITPAILLLSLLPSSYIMDPAKKKIIEKFFINSGGPSKDRHVFPQRLLQTTTFEVVQEVDISKCWRLLIEHAVDYFCKSFPCLRILKAAYLLNIGTISFLQLLEKFPLVCEIDLTVDSTPVIPALFTILSSNPALIPPVPQKTSIINHKAVEIMPFYKFGPPLSNVTRLTLEGRTDVCDSVLLYISRFCVSLCHLNIKGCISVTDVGISDLICRCRKLNSIVVCDTSFGINSVQALSSAISDGGNTSSVHSREKHLNSVASNLQELHMGGCKGVSDSSLLELMSQTQLLKSLCLRGTDLVDQALYNFLGSSLEMLDVSNTKISGAALAHVVHRNLSLKCLKAKDCRNLFPDNSCIEKRECCFFSLHEELHAEFRKTYSLEEIEFGWGFSTSSLSDMEPIMMSLKTIHIGLGGMLGEDALRKLPSTCPLLEKIILHFQVISDATLTNMVSSLINLQELSLCYCFGDISMSSFKFSMQSLTKLRLERVTPWMTNADLLILSQSCKNLVELSLLGCPSLNSDSQEIISHGWPGLISIHLEECGEVTSNGVSAFFNCKALEDLLLRHNGPGLQRNFILKAASEMPLLRKLSLDVCDASEGDFDIPDVSHSSTVVSSSYLLFKFLSYHPNLGRYLKSLYVNAERYLVNSVVVCMFNYVFTCSKAPSPPLFLYLGFSMQTDTR from the exons ATGTGGGCAAAGCACAACATGTTTTTCAAGAGAATCCCGCATGAACTGCTGTTGTCTTCAGTTAAGCATCCACACTTGACTGTTGACAG TAACATGGAAAATTTGGAGTGCCAGAGCAAGGATGAAGACAACTGCTATGAAATTTTAAAACAG aTTCGTCTGGACCTTTTGGCTTTGTGGTTTGCTGCAG GAAAAAGAAACTCTTCTCATTTTAGGCAGCTAGCTGAGGAAAGCATTGCTTCAATTTTCAGACTTTTGACTATTCCACTTATGGGTTCACAAGATATTTTTGGTTATAGTGACTTGCAACATCTCAAAATTCGGCTCACAGAGTATTCAAAG AAAGTAGACCTTTCCAATTGTCCGCAAATAACACCTGCAATCCTGCTTCTATCACTTCTCCCTTCATCGTATATAATGGATCCTGCTAAAAAGAAGATTATAGAAAAGTTCTTTATCAACTCTGGAGGTCCTTCAAAAGATAGACATGTATTTCCTCAAAGACTCTTGCAAACCACTACCTTTGAGGTAGTTCAGGAGGTGGATATCTCAAAGTGCTGGAGATTGCTTATTGAACATGCTGTTGATTACTTCTGCAAGTCATTTCCTTGTTTAAGAATATTGAAAGCAGCTTATCTATTGAACATCGGGACAATCAGTTTCTTACAGTTGTTGGAGAAGTTCCCTTTGGTCTGTGAAATTGATTTGACTGTTGATAGTACCCCAGTAATACCAGCATTATTTACCATTTTATCCTCCAATCCTGCTTTAATACCACCTGTACCACAGAAGACCTCTATTATTAACCACAAGGCAGTGGAAATCATGCCATTTTATAAATTTGGACCTCCACTTTCTAATGTTACAAGACTCACATTGGAAGGAAGAACTGATGTCTGTG ATTCGGTTCTCCTCTATATCTCCAGATTCTGTGTTTCATTGTGTCACCTGAATATTAAAGGATGTATTTCTGTCACCGATGTTGGCATATCAGATCTCATATGCAGGTGTAGAAAActtaattcaattgtggtttgtgATACATCATTTGGGATAAATTCAGTTCAAGCTCTTTCCTCGGCTATTTCTGATGGTGGCAATACTTCCTCTGTGCATTCTAGAGAGAAACATTTGAATTCTGTAGCATCTAATCTTCAAGAACTGCATATGGGTGGGTGCAAGG GTGTTTCTGATTCATCTTTACTTGAGCTTATGTCTCAGACACAGCTTTTGAAGAGTTTATGCCTGAGAGGGACTGATCTGGTTGACCAGGCGCTTTATAATTTCCTAGGTTCTTCCTTGGAGATGCTTGATGTTTCAAATACCAAG ATTTCTGGAGCTGCGTTAGCTCATGTCGTTCATAGAAATCTGAGTTTGAAATGTCTGAAAGCAAAAGATTGTAGAAATCTGTTTCCAGATAACAGTTGTATTGAAAAAAGAGAATGCTGCTTTTTCTCTTTGCATGAAGAACTACATGCTGAGTTCAGAAAAACATATAGCTTGGAAGAAATTGAATTTGGATGGGGTTTTTCTACCTCATCTTTGAGTGATATGGAACCTATAATGATGTCATTAAAGACCATCCATATAGGTTTAGGTGGTATGTTAGGTGAAGATGCACTGAGAAAATTACCTTCAAcctgtcctttgctggaaaaaaTAATTCTTCATTTTCAG GTAATATCAGATGCTACTTTGACAAATATGGTTTCATCCTTGATAAACTTGCAAGAATTATCTCTGTGCTATTGTTTTGGTGATATATCCATGTCAAGCTTCAAATTCTCCATGCAAAGTCTAACGAAGTTGAGGCTTGAAAGAGTAACCCCTTGGATGACAAATGCTGATCTGCTTATTTTAAGTCAGAGCTGCAAAAATTTGGTTGAGCTTTCATTGCTAGGATGTCCTAGTCTTAACTCAG ATTCTCAAGAGATAATTTCACATGGCTGGCCAGGCTTGATCTCTATCCATTTAGAG GAATGTGGAGAAGTAACATCAAATGGGGTCTCTGCTTTTTTTAACTGCAAAGCTCTTGAAGATCTCCTGTTGCGTCATAAT GGTCCTGGGCTACAGAGAAACTTCATTTTGAAAGCTGCTTCGGAG ATGCCATTGCTTCGAAAATTGTCACTGGATGTATGTGATGCGAGTGAAGGTGATTTTGACATTCCTGATGTAAGTCACTCCAGCACCGTCGTTTCTAGTAGTTATTTGTTATTCAAGTTCTTGAGCTATCATCCCAATCTGGGTAGATACTTGAAATCACTGTATGTTAATGCTGAAAGATACCTAGTGAACTCTGTTGTGGTTTGTATGTTTAACTATGTATTCACATGCTCTAAAGCCCCCTCCCCCCCTCTCTTCCTCTATCTTGGCTTCAGTATGCAAACAGATACTCGTTGA